One Hordeum vulgare subsp. vulgare chromosome 4H, MorexV3_pseudomolecules_assembly, whole genome shotgun sequence DNA window includes the following coding sequences:
- the LOC123451097 gene encoding uncharacterized protein LOC123451097, whose translation MAKYVEMLDMGVRIAARFHSHCPQTARMYYKPPQSASTSTGAAEAASTDRMKAAAGFDGEGDAAAGFRPFAAAGALGAGVQPRFGFDTAQVVIYEVV comes from the coding sequence ATGGCCAAGTACGTGGAGATGCTGGACATGGGCGTGCGCATCGCCGCCAGGTTCCACTCCCACTGCCCGCAGACGGCGCGCATGTACTACAAGCCGCCGCAGTCCGCCTCCACGTCGACGGGCGCCGCCGAGGCCGCGTCCACGGATCGGATGAAGGCGGCCGCCGGCtttgacggcgagggcgacgcggCTGCTGGCTTCCGGCCCTTCGCCGCGGCGGGAGCTCTCGGCGCCGGCGTCCAGCCCCGGTTCGGATTCGACACCGCGCAGGTCGTCATCTACGAGGTCGTGTGA